From the genome of Scytonema hofmannii PCC 7110, one region includes:
- a CDS encoding M3 family metallopeptidase: protein MSEAVIISNNPLLKGSGLPPFAQIQPEQVVPAFNQLLAELDQELVTLEAGVEPTWSGLVQPLENLTERLYWSWGIVNHLMGVKDSPKLREAFETVQPQVIQFSNKLSQSQPIYTAFKAFRASDTWATLDAAQQRIVESAIRDAELAGVGLQGEDRERFNAIQMELAEISTKFSNHLLDATKAFSLTLTTQEEIEGLPPSLLSLAAQAARSARAENATTENGPWRITLDSPSYIPVMQHSIRRDLREKLYKAFIARASSGELDNNPLIERILELRQELAELLGYETYAELSLASKMAPNVKAVESLLEELRSRSYDAAFKELDELKAFAASKGAPEAEDLWQWDIPFWAERQREEKFAFTAEELRPYFPLPQVLDGLFGLVNRLFGVTVTPADGQAPVWHEDVRYFQIADEAGHPIAYFYLDPYSRPAEKRGGAWMDVCINRGKILENGVTTIRLPVAYLVCNQTPPVDGKPSLMTFEEVETLFHEFGHGLHLMLTKVDYPAAAGINNVEWDAVELPSQFMENWCYDKPTLFGMAKHYETSELLPEHYYQKLLAAKNYMTGTGMLRQIHISLVDIELHHRYRPGGTETPKDVRSRLAKTTTVLPPLPEDAFLCAFGHVFAGGYAAGYYSYKWAEVLSADAFAAFEEAGLDNDPAIKATGRRYRNTVLALGGSQHPMEVFKSFRGREPSTEPLLKHNGLAVAA from the coding sequence ATGAGTGAAGCAGTTATTATTTCCAATAACCCCTTACTAAAAGGTTCTGGCTTACCTCCTTTTGCACAAATACAACCAGAGCAGGTTGTACCAGCATTTAACCAACTTTTAGCAGAACTAGACCAAGAACTCGTTACATTAGAAGCTGGTGTTGAACCTACATGGAGTGGTTTAGTACAACCTCTAGAAAATCTCACAGAACGCTTGTACTGGAGTTGGGGTATTGTCAATCATCTTATGGGTGTAAAAGATAGCCCCAAATTGCGCGAAGCGTTTGAAACTGTACAGCCACAGGTGATACAGTTCTCTAACAAGCTCAGCCAAAGCCAACCAATTTACACCGCTTTCAAAGCATTCCGCGCCAGTGATACTTGGGCAACTTTAGATGCAGCCCAACAGCGCATTGTAGAATCTGCCATTCGAGATGCAGAACTTGCAGGTGTTGGCTTGCAAGGAGAAGATAGAGAGCGTTTTAACGCTATTCAGATGGAGTTGGCAGAAATATCTACCAAATTTTCTAACCATCTACTAGATGCAACTAAAGCTTTTAGCTTAACTTTAACAACTCAAGAAGAAATTGAGGGGTTACCCCCCAGTTTACTGAGCTTAGCCGCACAAGCTGCACGATCTGCAAGAGCAGAAAACGCTACAACGGAAAATGGCCCTTGGCGTATTACTTTGGATAGTCCGAGTTACATTCCTGTTATGCAACACAGTATCCGACGAGACTTAAGGGAAAAGCTTTATAAAGCTTTTATTGCCCGTGCTTCGTCAGGAGAGTTGGATAATAACCCGCTTATTGAACGCATTTTGGAATTGCGTCAAGAGCTAGCAGAGTTACTGGGTTATGAGACATACGCTGAATTAAGCCTAGCGAGTAAAATGGCTCCTAATGTCAAAGCAGTGGAGTCCCTGTTGGAAGAATTGCGTTCCCGCAGTTATGATGCTGCTTTTAAAGAATTGGATGAACTCAAAGCTTTTGCTGCATCCAAAGGAGCACCAGAAGCAGAGGATTTGTGGCAATGGGACATTCCTTTTTGGGCTGAACGTCAGCGAGAAGAAAAATTTGCCTTCACTGCTGAAGAGTTACGCCCCTACTTCCCCTTACCTCAAGTTCTCGATGGCTTATTTGGATTGGTGAACCGATTATTTGGTGTCACTGTTACCCCTGCAGATGGTCAAGCCCCCGTTTGGCATGAAGATGTACGATACTTCCAAATTGCTGATGAAGCAGGTCATCCTATTGCTTACTTTTACTTAGATCCTTACAGCCGTCCTGCAGAAAAACGTGGCGGTGCTTGGATGGATGTTTGTATTAACCGTGGCAAAATCTTGGAAAATGGAGTCACAACCATTCGTTTACCCGTGGCTTATTTGGTTTGCAACCAAACTCCCCCTGTGGATGGTAAGCCCAGCTTAATGACTTTTGAGGAAGTTGAAACTCTCTTCCACGAGTTTGGTCATGGTTTGCATCTGATGCTAACGAAGGTGGATTATCCTGCAGCTGCAGGTATCAACAATGTTGAGTGGGATGCAGTGGAATTACCCAGCCAGTTTATGGAAAACTGGTGTTACGACAAACCAACTTTGTTTGGTATGGCAAAGCACTATGAGACAAGTGAACTTCTGCCAGAACATTATTACCAAAAGCTGTTAGCAGCAAAAAATTACATGACTGGTACTGGTATGTTACGACAAATCCATATCAGTCTGGTTGACATAGAACTGCATCACCGCTATCGTCCGGGTGGTACGGAAACTCCTAAGGATGTGCGATCGCGTTTAGCTAAAACCACAACCGTTCTACCTCCACTACCAGAGGATGCCTTCTTATGTGCTTTTGGACACGTATTTGCTGGAGGATATGCGGCAGGTTATTACAGCTATAAATGGGCTGAGGTTCTTAGTGCAGACGCTTTTGCTGCATTTGAAGAAGCCGGTCTTGATAATGACCCAGCCATAAAAGCAACAGGAAGGCGTTATCGAAATACAGTGTTGGCGCTTGGTGGTAGCCAGCATCCCATGGAGGTATTTAAGTCCTTCCGGGGTCGCGAACCCAGTACCGAACCATTACTCAAGCATAATGGTCTGGCTGTTGCAGCTTAA
- a CDS encoding universal stress protein: protein MIEKILLAVSGLGHAEEMLKTLKDVPSIQRAKVTVLHVVPDRASAENMTAKWEEGGKILANAIQYLSLDPSRVSSILRQGDPKTVVCQVADEIEADLIIMGSRGLKRLQSILSNSVSQYVFQLSSRPMLLVKDDVYVKRINRIMVAMDNSDAAKRCLTLAVFLLRDIKGGELILANINTDLRGKPSETYEISSEHNSVLAAAAAEAKKYGIPVRCVISSGKPGEEICRLADEWKVDLLLLGSPDRRPTIAKSLVDIDRLLGASLSDYVRVNANCPVLLARTVA from the coding sequence ATGATAGAAAAAATTTTGCTAGCTGTCTCTGGATTAGGCCACGCCGAAGAGATGCTCAAAACCTTAAAGGATGTGCCATCAATTCAACGAGCAAAAGTAACCGTTTTGCACGTTGTGCCAGATCGAGCCTCTGCTGAAAACATGACAGCTAAATGGGAAGAAGGAGGCAAAATTTTAGCGAATGCTATTCAGTATTTGAGCCTAGATCCCAGTCGGGTTTCCTCTATTTTACGTCAAGGCGATCCCAAAACTGTAGTTTGTCAGGTCGCCGATGAAATTGAAGCTGACTTGATTATCATGGGTTCGCGAGGACTTAAGCGCCTCCAATCTATTTTGTCAAACTCCGTCAGTCAGTATGTTTTCCAACTCTCTTCTCGCCCCATGTTGTTAGTTAAAGATGACGTTTATGTCAAAAGAATTAACCGCATTATGGTGGCAATGGATAACTCAGATGCAGCAAAGCGTTGCTTGACTTTAGCTGTATTCCTCCTACGAGATATTAAGGGGGGAGAGTTGATTCTAGCTAATATTAATACAGATTTGCGTGGCAAACCATCTGAAACATATGAAATTAGTTCAGAACACAATTCCGTTTTAGCCGCTGCAGCAGCAGAAGCTAAAAAATATGGTATACCCGTTCGTTGTGTAATAAGTAGTGGTAAACCAGGTGAAGAAATTTGTCGTTTGGCAGATGAATGGAAAGTAGATTTACTACTTCTTGGTTCTCCGGATCGCCGTCCTACTATTGCTAAGAGTTTAGTAGATATAGACAGGCTTTTGGGTGCATCTTTGTCTGATTACGTTCGAGTTAATGCAAACTGTCCAGTTTTGCTAGCACGAACAGTAGCTTAA
- the psbM gene encoding photosystem II reaction center protein PsbM, whose product MQVNDLGFVASILFVLVPAVFLIILYIQTASREGKKD is encoded by the coding sequence ATGCAAGTTAACGATCTAGGGTTCGTAGCGAGCATTCTGTTCGTTCTCGTTCCCGCCGTCTTTTTAATAATTCTTTACATTCAAACTGCTAGCCGCGAAGGTAAAAAAGATTAG
- a CDS encoding 2Fe-2S iron-sulfur cluster-binding protein → MGNITFVTENKEVVAANGANLRERALQNNVDVYKLFGKMMNCGGYGQCGCCVVEIVEGMENLSPRTDAENKLLKKKPENCRLACQTLVHGAVSVVTKP, encoded by the coding sequence ATGGGTAACATCACATTTGTGACAGAAAACAAAGAAGTCGTAGCAGCCAATGGCGCGAATCTACGAGAAAGAGCTTTGCAAAACAATGTTGACGTATACAAACTTTTTGGCAAAATGATGAATTGTGGAGGATACGGTCAATGTGGCTGCTGTGTGGTAGAGATTGTTGAAGGAATGGAAAATTTATCGCCCCGTACCGACGCAGAAAACAAATTATTGAAAAAAAAGCCAGAAAATTGCCGTCTTGCTTGTCAAACTCTGGTACATGGTGCAGTCAGTGTGGTAACAAAGCCTTAA
- a CDS encoding photosystem II reaction center protein K, with product MEAALLLAKLPEAYQVLDPLVDVLPIIPLFFLLLAFVWQAAIGFR from the coding sequence ATGGAAGCAGCATTGTTGTTAGCAAAATTACCCGAAGCTTATCAAGTTCTCGATCCTCTGGTAGACGTTCTGCCAATCATCCCTTTGTTCTTCTTATTGCTGGCTTTTGTTTGGCAAGCCGCTATTGGTTTTAGGTAA
- the tgt gene encoding tRNA guanosine(34) transglycosylase Tgt encodes MTAQFSFQRLAYCSQTKARVGIFSTPHGIVETPRFMPVGTLANVKTMTPSQLEETGAQMVLCNTYHLHLQPGEAIVAGGGGLHKFMGWNGPILTDSGGFQVFSLSEMRKISEEGVTFRSPHDGQIINLTPERSIEIQNTLGADVIMAFDECPPYPATYQEVEASTQRTYRWLERCVTAHQCQDQALFGIVQGGVYLDLRSQAALSLAELDLPGYAIGGVSVGEPPELISHVVKATAPLLPPEKPRYLMGVGTYREIAIAIASGVDLFDCVIPTRWARHGTAMVQGDRWNLKNAKFREDFTPIDETCPCYTCRNFSRAYISHLVRAQEILAYTLLSIHNITELIRFTQKIREAILDDRFAIDFASWLEEGTSDQ; translated from the coding sequence TTGACTGCACAATTTTCTTTTCAACGTCTTGCTTACTGTAGCCAGACGAAGGCGCGGGTTGGAATTTTTTCTACCCCTCACGGTATAGTAGAAACTCCACGATTTATGCCTGTGGGGACTCTGGCAAATGTCAAAACTATGACTCCATCTCAACTAGAAGAAACTGGAGCGCAGATGGTTTTGTGCAATACTTATCATTTACACCTCCAACCTGGTGAGGCAATTGTAGCAGGAGGTGGAGGGCTGCATAAATTTATGGGCTGGAATGGTCCAATTCTGACAGATTCTGGTGGTTTCCAAGTTTTCAGTTTGAGCGAAATGCGGAAAATTAGTGAAGAAGGAGTAACTTTTCGCTCACCCCATGATGGTCAAATTATTAACTTAACTCCAGAACGTTCTATTGAAATTCAAAATACTTTGGGCGCGGATGTCATTATGGCATTCGATGAGTGTCCGCCTTATCCAGCGACGTACCAAGAGGTAGAAGCTTCCACACAAAGGACTTACCGTTGGCTGGAACGTTGTGTAACCGCCCATCAATGTCAAGACCAAGCCCTGTTTGGTATTGTACAGGGAGGTGTATATCTTGATTTGCGTTCTCAAGCAGCTTTGTCTCTGGCAGAGTTAGATTTACCTGGATACGCTATTGGTGGTGTCAGCGTGGGTGAACCACCAGAACTGATTTCTCATGTAGTCAAAGCAACTGCGCCTCTACTCCCACCAGAAAAACCCCGCTACTTAATGGGAGTGGGTACCTACCGAGAAATCGCAATTGCGATCGCATCCGGAGTTGATTTATTCGACTGCGTCATTCCCACTCGTTGGGCGAGACACGGTACAGCAATGGTACAAGGCGATCGTTGGAATTTAAAAAATGCAAAGTTTCGTGAAGATTTTACACCAATAGATGAAACTTGTCCTTGCTACACTTGTCGGAACTTTAGCCGTGCATACATCTCTCATTTAGTGAGAGCGCAAGAGATATTAGCGTACACCTTGTTAAGTATTCACAATATCACTGAGTTGATTCGCTTTACTCAAAAGATCCGAGAAGCAATACTAGACGATAGGTTTGCGATCGATTTTGCTTCATGGCTGGAAGAGGGAACCAGTGACCAGTGA
- the cobS gene encoding adenosylcobinamide-GDP ribazoletransferase has translation MAYKHQWWKQHLLNMAASIVFYTSIPMPYLEGLDFRYVAQYATLVGLMIGSILGILDIGMNYLGVPILTRSALLVSIWIAMTGGLHLDGAMDTADGLAVGDPKRRLEVMADSATGAFGAMAAVVVVVLKIAALTDLEKNRWLTLMAVCAWGRWGQQVAIVRYPYLKPTGKGAFHKQAIRSYKDLLPGLFLVVSLSGLEILLNKQRLLFALAMAIAGIAIAILTGAWFNRKLGGHTGDTYGAVVEWTEALLLCVLVVSS, from the coding sequence ATGGCTTATAAGCATCAGTGGTGGAAACAACATCTGTTAAATATGGCAGCTTCTATAGTCTTCTATACAAGTATTCCCATGCCATATCTGGAAGGATTAGACTTTCGGTATGTAGCGCAGTACGCGACCTTGGTAGGGTTGATGATTGGGAGCATTTTGGGAATATTAGATATTGGAATGAATTATTTAGGTGTGCCAATACTTACTCGTAGCGCTTTGCTCGTCAGTATTTGGATTGCTATGACTGGGGGATTGCACTTAGATGGAGCAATGGATACAGCTGATGGTTTGGCCGTGGGAGATCCCAAGCGGCGACTTGAGGTGATGGCAGATAGTGCAACGGGTGCATTTGGCGCAATGGCAGCTGTTGTTGTGGTGGTTCTTAAAATAGCTGCTTTAACAGATTTAGAGAAAAATCGTTGGTTGACTTTAATGGCAGTTTGTGCGTGGGGACGTTGGGGTCAACAAGTGGCAATTGTCCGGTATCCTTACCTGAAACCAACTGGGAAGGGGGCATTTCATAAACAAGCTATTCGTTCTTATAAAGATTTGTTACCAGGATTGTTCTTAGTCGTGAGTTTAAGTGGATTAGAGATATTACTGAATAAACAGCGTCTGTTATTTGCTCTAGCAATGGCAATTGCAGGAATTGCGATCGCCATTCTTACGGGTGCTTGGTTTAACCGTAAGTTAGGCGGACATACAGGAGACACTTACGGTGCAGTTGTTGAGTGGACAGAAGCGTTATTGTTATGTGTGTTAGTTGTTAGTAGTTAG
- a CDS encoding PPC domain-containing protein has product MISKAFAVGLGKLAIASVTVVVIGFSTTAAFAQPANKLYSPIPLPLSNEISDMLSDKDIPTGQGGYARDYMVKLSKGDNLAIDLVSESFDAIITLLAPDGTTVAENDDGPDGSSNSLLFTRVSEAGSYIIRVRSFGETGIGAFKLKVTRLQPVKGS; this is encoded by the coding sequence ATGATAAGTAAGGCTTTTGCAGTGGGGTTGGGAAAACTCGCGATCGCGAGTGTCACAGTGGTGGTAATTGGTTTCAGTACAACAGCAGCTTTTGCTCAACCAGCAAATAAGTTGTATAGTCCGATTCCTTTACCTTTGAGTAATGAAATTTCCGATATGCTCTCTGATAAGGACATTCCTACAGGTCAAGGCGGATATGCTCGCGATTACATGGTGAAGTTGAGTAAGGGAGATAATCTAGCCATTGATTTAGTCTCTGAGAGCTTCGATGCTATCATTACACTGCTAGCACCTGATGGTACTACTGTAGCAGAAAATGATGACGGTCCTGATGGTAGCAGCAACTCTCTGCTTTTTACCCGAGTTTCAGAGGCAGGAAGTTACATCATTCGCGTTCGGTCATTCGGAGAAACTGGGATTGGAGCTTTTAAACTAAAGGTAACACGACTGCAACCTGTTAAAGGGAGTTAG
- a CDS encoding ComF family protein — protein sequence MQFWGRNFQSLLQIFLKSNCPLCQRSTSQEVCQNCTQQLQRSCLPNPGVFWNQPLPVFAWGSYGGTLKLAIAAMKYKNHPEIARPLGQYLGNTWLSSSPAWDTKCIVVPIPLHPKKQKKRGFNQAALIAQSFCETTGLQLKVNGLERVEETEAQYGLSVSERKKNLAKALRVGQDFRRTSKAPVLLIDDIYTTGATAKSATQTFHQAGIGVLGMVATAITFNQNNPSYNAR from the coding sequence ATGCAATTTTGGGGGAGAAATTTTCAAAGTTTATTACAGATTTTCCTGAAATCTAACTGTCCTCTATGTCAACGTTCTACTTCCCAAGAAGTTTGCCAAAACTGTACTCAGCAACTACAACGATCTTGTTTGCCCAATCCTGGTGTTTTTTGGAACCAACCCCTGCCAGTTTTCGCTTGGGGAAGTTATGGTGGTACTCTTAAATTAGCGATCGCTGCCATGAAATATAAAAACCATCCTGAAATTGCTCGCCCTTTAGGTCAATATTTGGGCAACACATGGCTATCAAGTAGCCCTGCATGGGATACAAAATGTATAGTTGTGCCAATTCCACTCCACCCCAAGAAGCAAAAAAAGCGAGGGTTCAACCAAGCTGCACTCATAGCCCAAAGCTTTTGCGAAACAACTGGATTACAATTAAAAGTAAACGGATTAGAGAGAGTAGAAGAGACTGAAGCACAGTATGGTTTATCTGTGTCTGAGAGAAAAAAGAACTTAGCTAAAGCTCTCCGCGTAGGACAAGATTTTCGCCGCACCTCAAAAGCGCCCGTGCTGTTGATTGATGACATTTACACCACTGGTGCTACTGCCAAATCTGCTACGCAAACATTCCATCAAGCTGGAATTGGTGTTTTAGGGATGGTAGCAACTGCTATTACCTTCAACCAAAACAACCCCAGTTACAATGCCAGATAA
- a CDS encoding sterol desaturase family protein — protein MLTLLSYVYAIVTAVFVILFLLERMFPLRLQKHSLIKRLFINSCVIALAFAANATVVQPTAKFMVQWTHQQSFGLVHLVALPTAIKSVIAFLLMDLTYYYWHRANHRFLFLWRFHNVHHIDPDLDISTGFRFHVVEIVLSAGLRVFQIALTGISLGTYVLYELVYQANTLFHHSNIRLPIWTERWLNTILVTPRMHGIHHSQVQDETNSNYSVIFPWWDKLHQTLRLNIPQSEIEIGIPAYSSPDDNKLQHILLAPFQKQRDYWRKPDNKLVERNPAILGEGLTQMVDFSNTSITPNLSLKTE, from the coding sequence ATGTTAACATTACTAAGTTATGTTTATGCGATCGTCACAGCAGTCTTCGTTATCCTGTTTCTGCTGGAAAGAATGTTTCCCCTGCGGTTGCAGAAGCATTCACTGATAAAGAGGCTGTTTATCAACTCCTGTGTTATTGCTTTGGCTTTTGCCGCAAATGCGACTGTTGTCCAACCTACCGCTAAATTTATGGTGCAGTGGACTCACCAGCAGTCCTTTGGATTAGTTCATCTTGTAGCACTACCTACAGCTATCAAAAGCGTCATCGCTTTTTTATTGATGGATTTAACTTACTACTATTGGCACAGAGCTAATCACAGATTTCTATTTCTGTGGCGCTTTCACAATGTACATCACATCGATCCGGATTTAGATATTTCTACAGGTTTTCGCTTTCATGTTGTAGAAATTGTTCTATCAGCCGGACTTCGCGTTTTTCAGATAGCCTTAACTGGTATTTCGCTGGGAACTTACGTTCTCTACGAATTAGTTTATCAAGCAAACACCCTGTTTCACCATAGCAATATTCGTCTTCCTATTTGGACTGAACGGTGGTTAAATACGATTTTGGTAACGCCCCGCATGCACGGTATTCATCACTCCCAAGTTCAAGACGAAACCAATTCTAACTATTCTGTTATTTTTCCGTGGTGGGATAAACTGCATCAGACGCTGCGGCTGAACATTCCTCAGTCAGAGATTGAGATTGGGATTCCGGCTTATTCGTCTCCTGATGATAACAAGCTACAGCATATTTTGCTCGCACCCTTTCAAAAACAGCGCGACTATTGGCGCAAACCTGACAACAAACTCGTGGAAAGGAATCCCGCCATTTTGGGTGAAGGTTTAACTCAAATGGTAGATTTTAGCAACACATCAATTACACCAAATTTGTCGCTGAAAACAGAGTAG
- a CDS encoding dienelactone hydrolase family protein, whose translation MDRTLESQVEERSIQVASGLINLEGDLRIPENARGVVLFAHGSGSSRHSSSNRSVAEELNKAGFATLLIDLLTQHEEEIDNQTGQLRFNINLLAERLIEITEWLAQNLEIYKTKVGYFGASTGAAAALVAAAQRPKGICAIVSRGGRPDLAEASLSNVQAPTLLIVGERDTPVIRMNQEALEQLQVEKKLAIVSEATHLFEEPGTLEVVARLSSEWFEQYLD comes from the coding sequence ATGGATAGAACATTAGAATCGCAGGTTGAAGAACGTTCAATTCAAGTTGCATCAGGTCTAATTAACCTAGAAGGTGATTTGAGGATACCTGAAAATGCTCGTGGAGTTGTACTATTTGCTCATGGCAGTGGTAGTAGTAGGCACAGTTCTAGCAATCGCTCTGTTGCCGAAGAATTAAATAAAGCAGGGTTTGCTACCCTACTGATTGACCTGCTGACCCAACACGAAGAAGAAATAGACAATCAAACAGGACAATTGCGCTTTAATATTAACTTATTAGCTGAACGTCTCATTGAGATTACAGAATGGCTAGCCCAAAATCTAGAGATTTACAAAACGAAAGTTGGTTACTTTGGTGCTAGTACTGGTGCAGCAGCAGCTTTGGTTGCAGCTGCACAACGCCCGAAAGGGATTTGTGCTATTGTTTCCCGTGGTGGAAGACCTGACTTAGCAGAAGCATCGCTGTCAAATGTTCAAGCACCAACACTATTAATTGTAGGTGAAAGAGATACGCCAGTTATTCGCATGAATCAAGAAGCGTTGGAACAACTACAAGTAGAAAAGAAGTTAGCAATCGTTTCCGAAGCAACGCATCTTTTTGAAGAACCGGGAACACTAGAGGTGGTTGCACGGTTATCGAGTGAGTGGTTTGAGCAATATTTAGATTAA
- a CDS encoding tetratricopeptide repeat protein: MNPKPPLPSNEIARLYALRQYQILDTPSEKGFDDFTFLAAQVCRTPIALISLLDGNRQWFKSKIGVTISETERDVAFCAYSILQQQPLVVRNALLDARFAKNPLVTADPNIRFYAGAPLITSEGFGLGTLCVIDFVPRDLTLEQVEALRLLSHQVVAQLELRRNAISLSRTLTQRQHAAAQLRQQQEFIEIFYQRGEEKAKKGDYQGAIAEFNQFLRLNPRGFKAYYGRGLARQKLGDNKGAIADLDLYLQFHPHDSEAHYHRGLLRLELGDYQGAIADYSHVMQSTPDNFAMENFGSINSESTGKQLLPYNHTPSLGSNSNNFETDLNIIPDNNFSQIELSQIDNSSSITASSPHSLLPNYNDNEIYLTSRHTQYEIQDYVQPLDINPELGQQSISPGNTRFEIDDYKGAVDDYTQYLESSANDPDIYLKQANSRFKLKDYKGAIEDYTQFIKSAPNDAKAYFNRGNCRYEMEDYKGAVEDYNLSVALNPNDAEAYINRANARSKLQDYSGAIEDYTNFLQMNPDDAKAYISRGNARSKLKDYSGAIEDYKKVWSRPIVQRSSLPSADNLHNS, encoded by the coding sequence ATGAACCCAAAACCGCCTCTACCCAGTAACGAAATCGCTAGACTGTATGCACTGCGTCAGTATCAAATCCTTGATACCCCTTCGGAGAAAGGATTTGATGATTTCACCTTCTTGGCTGCACAAGTTTGTCGTACTCCAATAGCTTTGATCAGCTTATTGGATGGAAATCGGCAGTGGTTCAAATCCAAGATAGGTGTAACAATATCTGAAACGGAACGAGATGTAGCCTTCTGTGCCTACTCAATTTTGCAACAACAACCACTAGTTGTTAGAAATGCGTTGCTAGATGCTAGATTTGCGAAAAATCCCCTCGTCACCGCAGACCCTAACATTCGGTTTTATGCTGGTGCTCCTTTAATTACGTCGGAAGGATTTGGACTTGGAACACTTTGCGTTATAGACTTCGTACCACGGGATTTAACTCTCGAACAGGTGGAAGCACTGCGATTGTTGAGCCATCAAGTTGTAGCACAATTAGAGTTACGGCGGAATGCGATCTCTTTGTCACGGACTCTCACTCAACGACAGCACGCAGCCGCACAACTTCGTCAGCAGCAGGAGTTCATTGAAATATTTTACCAACGGGGAGAGGAAAAAGCAAAAAAAGGAGACTATCAAGGGGCGATCGCTGAGTTTAACCAGTTTTTGCGTCTAAATCCTAGAGGTTTTAAAGCATATTATGGTCGAGGTCTTGCCCGCCAAAAGTTGGGAGATAACAAAGGCGCGATCGCAGACTTGGATTTGTATTTGCAGTTTCATCCCCATGATAGTGAAGCTCATTATCATCGAGGACTGCTGCGTTTAGAGTTAGGAGATTATCAAGGAGCAATTGCTGATTATAGCCATGTTATGCAAAGCACTCCTGACAATTTTGCTATGGAGAATTTTGGCTCTATCAATTCTGAATCTACAGGTAAACAACTACTGCCTTACAATCATACTCCATCTTTAGGGAGTAATTCTAACAATTTTGAAACCGATCTTAATATTATCCCAGATAATAATTTTTCTCAAATTGAACTTTCTCAGATTGATAATTCCAGTAGTATCACTGCAAGCTCTCCTCATTCTTTATTGCCTAATTATAACGATAACGAAATTTACCTGACATCCAGGCATACCCAATATGAAATTCAAGATTACGTCCAACCTTTGGATATCAACCCCGAACTCGGTCAACAATCTATAAGTCCGGGTAACACTCGCTTTGAAATTGATGATTACAAAGGGGCTGTTGATGATTACACGCAGTATTTAGAAAGTAGTGCTAACGATCCCGATATTTACCTCAAGCAAGCAAATTCTCGCTTTAAGCTTAAAGATTACAAAGGTGCTATTGAAGATTATACCCAATTTATCAAGAGCGCACCTAATGATGCTAAGGCCTACTTTAATAGGGGAAATTGCCGTTATGAGATGGAAGATTATAAAGGGGCAGTTGAAGATTACAATCTCTCTGTAGCACTCAATCCTAATGATGCAGAAGCTTATATTAACCGGGCAAATGCTCGGTCTAAGCTTCAAGATTACAGTGGTGCAATTGAGGATTACACCAACTTTTTGCAAATGAATCCTGATGATGCTAAGGCTTATATTAGTCGAGGTAATGCTCGGTCTAAACTGAAAGATTACAGCGGTGCAATTGAAGACTACAAAAAGGTATGGTCGAGACCAATTGTTCAACGCTCTTCGTTGCCCAGTGCCGATAATTTACATAATTCTTAA
- a CDS encoding ribbon-helix-helix domain-containing protein, producing the protein MRIDLTPELEAIVHRQIALGYSSVDDVIHEALLLIDESNKLKSEQLRAELEKGEQSGYPIPYSSELLDQIEQETLAELAAGNMEIDPNVWPESKTTA; encoded by the coding sequence ATGCGTATAGACCTTACCCCTGAACTTGAAGCAATTGTCCACCGACAAATCGCTCTTGGTTACAGCAGTGTAGATGACGTTATCCATGAAGCGTTACTTTTAATTGATGAAAGCAACAAACTCAAATCCGAGCAGTTACGAGCAGAACTGGAAAAAGGTGAGCAGAGTGGTTACCCCATTCCTTACTCCTCCGAGTTGCTCGACCAGATAGAACAGGAAACCCTGGCGGAATTAGCGGCAGGAAATATGGAGATCGATCCAAATGTCTGGCCAGAATCCAAAACTACTGCTTGA